A genomic stretch from Anaerolinea thermophila UNI-1 includes:
- a CDS encoding trypsin-like peptidase domain-containing protein, with the protein MSLSSKFLRELVRGLTSALSLEELDSILQQELKRSLDEFTPGRTPHEILVSLILTAEQEGWLPLLISAVRRAHPYHPALVEISRRFGLAPTVTIQHSDKAPRPASSQRLEKILRNNLPFLDPARWREQMVRIEQQVCRIEMNLNPRGTGFLIAPDWVMTAYHVVQEIHQGLIAPQQVRVRFQHLLPPHQAVPAAGEEFALAKDWLVDWSPPSPAELADTEDTLPTPQEMDYAILRLAEPAGLLPVSSALPSSPPRGWMGLPGIFPAVNEEDALIIVQHPLGAPLKFALDTQGILGWNANRTRLLYRTNTQAGSSGSPCFTLDWQLIALHQRRLNNANQGCSMESIVRLMQEHGISLPENLD; encoded by the coding sequence ATGTCTCTCTCCAGCAAATTTTTACGGGAACTGGTACGCGGACTCACCAGCGCGCTCAGCCTAGAAGAACTGGACAGCATCCTCCAGCAGGAACTGAAACGCTCGCTGGATGAGTTTACTCCCGGACGAACACCCCATGAGATTCTGGTCAGTTTGATTCTCACCGCCGAGCAGGAAGGCTGGTTACCCCTGCTCATCAGCGCCGTACGCCGCGCCCACCCCTATCACCCGGCGCTGGTAGAAATTTCCCGCCGTTTTGGGCTAGCTCCCACGGTGACCATTCAACACAGCGACAAAGCGCCCCGCCCGGCGTCCAGCCAGCGCCTGGAGAAAATTCTCCGCAACAACCTGCCCTTTCTCGACCCCGCCCGCTGGCGTGAACAGATGGTGCGCATCGAACAGCAGGTTTGCCGCATTGAAATGAACCTCAATCCGCGCGGCACTGGCTTCCTCATCGCTCCCGATTGGGTGATGACCGCCTATCATGTTGTCCAGGAAATCCATCAGGGATTAATCGCTCCCCAGCAGGTGCGGGTGCGCTTCCAGCATCTGCTCCCGCCGCATCAGGCAGTGCCTGCGGCGGGAGAGGAATTTGCCCTGGCAAAAGACTGGCTGGTGGACTGGAGTCCGCCCTCACCCGCTGAACTGGCTGACACAGAAGATACACTGCCAACCCCGCAGGAAATGGATTACGCCATCCTGCGGTTAGCAGAACCGGCAGGGCTTTTGCCGGTATCTTCTGCCCTGCCTTCTTCGCCGCCGCGCGGCTGGATGGGCTTGCCCGGCATCTTCCCCGCTGTGAACGAAGAGGATGCCCTCATCATTGTCCAGCATCCGCTGGGCGCGCCGCTGAAATTTGCTCTGGACACGCAGGGTATTCTGGGATGGAACGCCAACCGCACCCGTTTGCTGTACCGCACCAACACCCAGGCGGGCTCTTCCGGCTCTCCCTGCTTCACCCTGGACTGGCAACTGATTGCCCTGCATCAACGGCGGCTGAACAACGCCAATCAGGGCTGTTCTATGGAAAGCATTGTCCGCCTGATGCAGGAACATGGCATCTCCCTGCCCGAAAACCTTGATTGA
- a CDS encoding leucine-rich repeat domain-containing protein: MQTQPSEIVFSSTQEVVVYTRPRGNPTADWQELDRGPGIFRIPAGHEVMIRLKNIDNDDLKTLVRETAECPAITFLHLAENRKITDEGLQILQAFRNLSGLNLSSCDLTDQGLKALSAFPRLSHLNLSFCNRLTDAGLKHLRALPNLTYLDLQGCLKITHGGIARLGKRDLNIHR; the protein is encoded by the coding sequence GTGCAGACACAGCCTTCGGAAATCGTCTTTTCTTCGACTCAGGAAGTGGTCGTGTACACCCGTCCGCGGGGAAACCCCACTGCCGACTGGCAGGAACTGGATCGCGGTCCGGGTATCTTTCGCATCCCTGCCGGTCATGAGGTGATGATTCGCCTGAAGAATATTGACAACGACGACCTCAAAACGCTGGTGCGCGAAACGGCAGAGTGCCCTGCCATCACCTTCCTGCACCTTGCCGAGAACCGCAAAATCACCGATGAGGGACTGCAAATTTTACAGGCTTTCCGCAACCTCTCCGGCTTGAATCTCAGTTCCTGCGACCTGACCGATCAGGGTTTGAAGGCACTGAGCGCGTTCCCGCGTTTATCTCACCTGAATTTATCCTTTTGCAACCGCCTGACCGATGCCGGGTTGAAACATCTGCGCGCCCTGCCCAATCTGACCTATCTGGATTTGCAGGGCTGTTTGAAAATCACTCACGGAGGCATTGCCCGTCTGGGCAAACGCGATTTGAATATTCACCGATGA
- a CDS encoding PIG-L deacetylase family protein — MAGSAFYVPESVMAIVAHPDDIEFSCAGTMARWARAGARICYVLCTSGDVGIADLSLTREQAAAIREEEARKAAEITGVKEIVFLREPDGMLQPTLELRKKLVREIRRFRPEVVVTGDPTVVWAGEEYINHPDHRAASLAALEAVFPAAGQPHLFREIEQEEGFKAHKVRKVYATTWDHANLYVDITDTIEIKIEALRAHKSQMGDWDPADRIRQWAAERAKGKEMLYAESFRVVTLVDDQTWARICCGQD, encoded by the coding sequence ATGGCTGGTTCGGCGTTTTATGTACCGGAAAGCGTGATGGCAATTGTTGCCCATCCCGATGATATTGAGTTCAGTTGTGCGGGAACGATGGCGCGCTGGGCGCGCGCCGGTGCGCGCATTTGTTACGTGTTATGCACCAGCGGCGATGTTGGCATTGCCGATTTGAGTTTGACCCGTGAGCAAGCCGCCGCCATTCGCGAGGAAGAAGCCCGCAAAGCGGCGGAGATTACCGGCGTGAAGGAAATTGTCTTCCTGCGCGAACCTGATGGCATGTTACAGCCCACGCTGGAACTGCGCAAAAAACTGGTGCGCGAAATCCGCCGTTTCCGTCCGGAGGTGGTCGTGACGGGCGATCCTACGGTGGTTTGGGCAGGGGAAGAATACATCAACCACCCCGATCACCGCGCGGCTTCGCTGGCGGCGCTGGAAGCCGTCTTCCCCGCCGCAGGACAACCGCATTTGTTCCGGGAAATTGAGCAGGAAGAGGGCTTCAAAGCCCACAAGGTGCGCAAGGTGTACGCCACCACCTGGGATCATGCCAATTTATACGTGGACATTACCGATACGATTGAAATCAAAATCGAAGCCCTGCGCGCTCACAAGAGCCAGATGGGCGACTGGGATCCTGCCGACCGAATTCGTCAGTGGGCGGCAGAGCGGGCAAAAGGCAAGGAAATGCTGTATGCCGAGTCCTTCCGCGTGGTCACGCTGGTGGATGACCAGACCTGGGCGCGGATTTGTTGCGGACAGGATTGA
- a CDS encoding DMT family transporter: MGEIAALLTSVLWAFSSIIHTFAGRRVGPGVLNRARLLFAVMWILLTHRIFQGTFFPVHAAPERWFWLGLSGVVGLVLGDWFLFYAYVTIGARMGTLIMASVPMLSAMLAWIFLGETLTLTEILGMILVVSGIAMVILDRVNGNISLPRRTYWLGVLAGFGGALGQAGNLILAKPGLADGFPSISGVAIRMVTAAVVLWGLTFLKKEARPTLEALKDRRALGLILLGSMIGPFAGVWLSMVAIQNTLVGIASTLMALSPVILLPLSRWFFHETISWRAIIGTLICMAGTAALFLL; the protein is encoded by the coding sequence ATGGGCGAGATTGCGGCACTGCTGACATCGGTTTTGTGGGCTTTTTCATCCATCATCCATACCTTTGCAGGACGTAGAGTAGGTCCGGGCGTGTTGAACCGCGCCCGTTTACTCTTTGCAGTGATGTGGATTCTGCTGACCCACCGGATATTCCAGGGAACGTTTTTCCCTGTTCACGCCGCGCCGGAGCGCTGGTTCTGGCTGGGACTTTCCGGTGTGGTGGGGCTGGTACTGGGAGACTGGTTCCTGTTTTACGCTTACGTGACCATTGGTGCGCGCATGGGTACGCTGATCATGGCAAGCGTCCCCATGCTCAGCGCCATGCTTGCCTGGATTTTCCTTGGTGAAACGCTCACCCTCACGGAAATCCTTGGGATGATCCTGGTGGTTTCAGGTATCGCCATGGTCATCCTTGACCGCGTCAACGGGAACATCTCCCTGCCGCGGCGCACTTACTGGTTGGGGGTGCTGGCAGGGTTTGGCGGCGCGCTTGGACAGGCTGGTAACCTCATCCTTGCCAAACCCGGACTGGCAGATGGTTTCCCCTCCATCTCCGGTGTGGCAATCCGCATGGTCACCGCGGCAGTGGTACTTTGGGGACTGACCTTTTTGAAGAAAGAAGCGCGCCCCACGCTTGAGGCGCTCAAAGACCGCCGCGCTCTGGGATTAATCCTGCTGGGAAGCATGATCGGTCCGTTTGCCGGGGTGTGGCTTTCAATGGTGGCAATTCAAAATACGCTGGTGGGGATTGCCTCTACCCTGATGGCGCTCAGCCCGGTCATCCTGTTGCCCCTTTCGCGCTGGTTCTTCCACGAAACCATCTCCTGGCGCGCCATTATCGGAACACTCATCTGTATGGCAGGCACGGCGGCGTTATTTTTGTTATAA
- a CDS encoding LCP family protein: MNDTPIHPNDYSSLDPLAETQPSPSLDYDPLAAYQPIRIPKEARPRQKARRRKSGGCLGCLGVFGVFLALIIGAMVFFAFLPGKTRVLILGIDLNSDRAPAGSFLGRSDTIVILQADPLKPQVSMLSIPRDLWVNIPGVGENRINTAHFFAEANQEGTGAQATIQTIETNFGIRIPYYVRLRFEGFSQIVDAMGGVDITLEEPMAGLDAGRHHLNGKEALAFARSRKGADDFFRMQQGQLVVMAAMKKMLNPLTWWRLPVIVPAFFSAVDTNLPVWQMPRIGLAVLRVGVDNLDHRTITREMVQPFVTEGGAQVLGPRWEVILPLVQEMFGIP; the protein is encoded by the coding sequence ATGAACGATACTCCTATTCACCCTAACGATTATTCTTCTCTCGACCCCTTAGCCGAAACCCAACCCTCTCCCAGCCTCGACTACGACCCATTAGCGGCTTACCAGCCCATTCGGATTCCCAAAGAGGCTCGCCCCCGCCAAAAAGCCCGCCGCAGGAAATCCGGCGGATGCCTGGGATGTTTGGGGGTATTTGGCGTTTTCCTTGCGCTGATAATTGGAGCAATGGTGTTCTTTGCCTTCCTGCCGGGCAAAACCCGGGTGCTGATACTGGGTATTGACCTGAACAGCGACCGCGCTCCCGCGGGCAGTTTTCTGGGACGCAGTGACACCATCGTCATCCTGCAAGCCGACCCGCTCAAACCGCAGGTCAGCATGCTGTCCATCCCCCGCGATTTATGGGTCAACATTCCCGGGGTGGGCGAGAACCGCATTAACACTGCCCACTTCTTTGCCGAAGCCAATCAGGAAGGCACAGGCGCCCAAGCCACCATTCAGACCATCGAAACCAACTTTGGCATCCGCATTCCCTACTATGTGCGCCTGCGGTTTGAAGGCTTCTCCCAAATCGTAGATGCCATGGGCGGGGTTGATATTACCCTCGAAGAACCCATGGCTGGGCTGGATGCAGGCAGGCATCACCTCAACGGGAAGGAAGCCCTGGCTTTTGCGCGCAGTCGCAAAGGGGCAGATGACTTTTTCCGCATGCAACAGGGGCAACTGGTAGTCATGGCGGCGATGAAGAAAATGCTCAACCCCCTGACCTGGTGGCGCTTACCCGTGATTGTTCCAGCCTTTTTCAGCGCCGTGGATACCAACCTGCCCGTATGGCAAATGCCGCGCATCGGGCTGGCTGTTCTGCGGGTGGGCGTGGACAACCTGGATCACCGCACCATCACGCGGGAGATGGTCCAGCCATTCGTCACTGAAGGCGGAGCGCAGGTGCTTGGACCCCGCTGGGAAGTCATTCTTCCGCTGGTTCAGGAAATGTTTGGCATTCCCTGA
- a CDS encoding sensor histidine kinase has product MMKSLYWKLSLAILLAAFTTAGLFAVFMRVTNADRLMQFVIDQQRTKLVQALSEYYQAQGSWDNIQIQWKEIERQTLPVEWQRPLDDEGGTPPPRETWERRGFFSLADSQGKVLVSGTPEYPLNETLNQQALKDGSPITVNGETVGFLLSPRRLVNLRPEEARFLTRVNQALVIGGAGALLIALIIGIFLARTLTRPIKDLTLAATRMAQGELEQQVEVRSQDEIGQLAQAFNLMSQQIARANQLRRQMTADIAHDLRTPLTVIAGYIESMRDGVLQPTPQRLDLIYQEIERLQKMVNDLRMLSQADAGELNLHPQPTQPLALLKRAAHLFQHHAEQAGINLKVEASETLPAILVDEDRMMQVLDNLISNALRYTSAGGEITLRAKQDGKQVRLQVADTGTGIPSEELPRIFERFHRVDPSRHSESGGSGLGLAIVRALVEAQGGKVSAESELGKGTTITTEFPALE; this is encoded by the coding sequence CCGGCTGATGCAATTCGTCATTGACCAGCAGCGCACCAAACTGGTGCAGGCATTGAGTGAATATTATCAGGCGCAAGGCTCTTGGGACAATATCCAAATACAATGGAAGGAAATCGAACGGCAAACTTTACCGGTAGAATGGCAACGTCCCTTGGATGACGAGGGAGGAACGCCACCCCCCCGTGAAACCTGGGAGCGGAGAGGTTTCTTCAGTCTGGCAGATTCTCAGGGGAAAGTGCTTGTCTCCGGCACTCCGGAATATCCACTGAATGAAACCTTAAATCAACAAGCCCTTAAAGATGGCTCACCGATTACCGTGAACGGAGAAACCGTCGGATTCCTGCTTTCGCCGCGGCGGCTAGTTAACCTGCGCCCGGAGGAAGCCCGTTTTCTCACCCGTGTCAATCAAGCCCTGGTAATTGGTGGAGCCGGCGCGTTGCTGATTGCCCTGATCATCGGGATATTTCTGGCACGTACACTCACCCGTCCCATCAAAGACCTGACGCTTGCGGCAACCCGAATGGCACAGGGGGAACTGGAACAGCAGGTGGAGGTGCGCTCCCAAGATGAAATTGGTCAACTGGCCCAAGCCTTTAACCTGATGAGCCAGCAAATTGCCCGCGCCAATCAACTGCGCCGCCAGATGACCGCCGACATCGCCCACGACCTGCGCACCCCGCTGACGGTCATCGCCGGATACATTGAATCCATGCGGGACGGCGTCCTTCAGCCCACCCCTCAGCGGTTAGACCTGATTTATCAGGAAATCGAGCGCCTGCAGAAGATGGTCAATGACCTGCGCATGCTCTCTCAAGCCGATGCGGGGGAACTCAACCTGCACCCTCAGCCCACGCAACCGCTGGCACTGCTCAAGCGTGCCGCGCATCTCTTCCAGCATCACGCCGAGCAAGCCGGCATCAACCTGAAAGTGGAAGCCAGCGAGACTCTTCCTGCGATTCTGGTGGACGAAGACCGCATGATGCAGGTGCTGGACAACCTCATCAGCAACGCTTTGCGCTACACCTCAGCAGGTGGAGAGATCACGTTGCGAGCCAAACAGGATGGCAAACAGGTGCGGTTACAGGTTGCCGACACCGGCACCGGCATTCCATCTGAGGAATTGCCGCGCATCTTCGAACGCTTTCACCGCGTGGACCCTTCCCGACACAGTGAAAGCGGCGGGAGCGGGCTGGGGCTTGCCATCGTACGGGCGCTGGTGGAAGCACAGGGCGGCAAGGTCAGCGCCGAGTCGGAATTGGGTAAAGGCACCACCATCACCACCGAATTTCCCGCTCTGGAATGA